A genomic segment from Glycine soja cultivar W05 chromosome 18, ASM419377v2, whole genome shotgun sequence encodes:
- the LOC114397441 gene encoding probable xyloglucan galactosyltransferase GT14 → MDNPPLSKYFDKIRFVFFTSFIFCMSLLLWDYYMAVSDRGITFLPSNSSFNYNENADCPRKFNHTNQNSVSSGASNIPRYIVENHTETIVPEAHGEVDKRVHMSSPPLNRDNVGLVSNLSTRNLDSCSGQYVYVYDLASRFNEDLLKGCHSLMKWDDMCPYMSNLGLGQKVIEKSKEKALLKESWYATNQFSLEVIFHNTMKNYKCLTNDSSLASAIYVPYYAGLDVGQYLWGGFNVSIRDASPKELVKWLAQQPEWKRMWGRDHFMVGGRVGWDFRRRTENNDDWGTKLMLFPEARNMSIMLIESGSKVNEFPIPYPTYFHPSKDKEVFQWQKKMIKVKRPYLFSFAGAPRPNSNSSSSIRNEIIKQCQSSRSCKLLSCNDGHNYCNDPVHVTKVFQSSVFCLQPPGDSFTRRSTFDSILAGCIPVFFHPESAYNQYLWHLPRNGSSYSVYIPERDVREKRVMINEKLSRVPKSEVLAMRKEIVRLIPRIIYRYPSSRLETVEDAFDIAVKGILGRIEAARRNITNVNYTIS, encoded by the coding sequence atggaCAACCCTCCGTTGAGCAAGTACTTTGATAAAATCCGGTTTGTGTTTTTCAcctccttcattttttgtatGTCATTACTTCTCTGGGACTATTATATGGCTGTGAGTGATCGTGGCATTACATTTTTACCATCAAATTCTTCTTTCAATTATAATGAAAATGCCGATTGTCCTAGAAAATTTAATCATACCAATCAAAATAGTGTATCAAGTGGGGCCTCCAATATACCAAGGTACATTGTAGAGAATCACACAGAGACCATAGTTCCTGAAGCACATGGTGAAGTGGATAAGAGAGTCCACATGAGTTCCCCTCCTTTGAATAGAGACAATGTTGGACTTGTTTCAAATTTGTCCACTAGAAATTTGGATTCTTGTTCTGGTCAATATGTCTATGTTTATGATCTTGCTAGCAGGTTCAATGAGGATTTGCTGAAGGGGTGTCACTCTCTCATGAAGTGGGATGATATGTGCCCTTACATGTCTAACTTAGGCCTTGGACAGAAGGTTATTGAGAAATCAAAGGAGAAGGCTCTATTGAAGGAAAGCTGGTATGCAACTAACCAATTTTCACTTGAGGTTATTTTCCATAACACAATGAAGAACTACAAGTGCTTAACCAATGATTCCTCACTGGCTTCTGCTATATATGTACCCTACTATGCTGGCCTTGATGTGGGTCAGTACCTCTGGGGAGGCTTCAATGTTTCAATCAGAGATGCTTCACCAAAAGAACTAGTGAAGTGGCTGGCTCAACAACCCGAATGGAAAAGAATGTGGGGTAGAGATCATTTCATGGTTGGAGGGAGAGTTGGTTGGGACTTCAGGAGAAGAACAGAAAATAATGATGACTGGGGCACCAAGCTAATGCTTTTTCCAGAAGCAAGAAACATGTCAATTATGCTAATTGAATCTGGCTCAAAGGTCAATGAGTTTCCAATCCCATATCCAACTTACTTTCACCCCTCCAAGGATAAGGAGGTTTTTCAGTGgcagaaaaaaatgataaaagtgaAAAGGCCTTACTTGTTTTCATTTGCAGGTGCTCCAAGGCCTAATTCTAATTCATCATCCTCCATCAGAAATGAGATAATCAAACAATGCCAATCCTCTAGGAGCTGCAAACTTCTAAGTTGCAATGACGGTCATAATTATTGCAATGATCCTGTGCATGTTACAAAGGTGTTTCAGAGCTCAGTTTTCTGTTTACAGCCTCCAGGGGATTCATTCACTAGGAGATCAACTTTTGACTCAATTTTGGCAGGTTGCATTCCTGTTTTCTTTCATCCAGAATCAGCATATAACCAATATTTGTGGCATTTGCCCAGAAATGGTTCTAGCTACTCTGTGTACATACCAGAAAGAGATGTCAGAGAGAAGAGAGTAATGATCAATGAGAAATTGTCTAGAGTTCCAAAAAGTGAAGTGTTGGCAATGAGAAAGGAGATTGTAAGACTTATTCCAAGGATAATATATCGTTATCCAAGTTCTAGATTAGAGACCGTTGAAGATGCATTTGATATAGCAGTTAAGGGAATTCTTGGGAGAATAGAAGCAGCAAGAAGGAACATCACAAATGTCAATTATACCATTTCCTAG